One part of the Actinotignum schaalii genome encodes these proteins:
- the treY gene encoding malto-oligosyltrehalose synthase, giving the protein MTAITDTSSIPALRSHVPSAGRRQPVSTYRLQLGPHFTFADATALLPYLVQLGITDVYCSPILQAAPGSTHGYDVVDHTRISEPMGGRAGFEAFANAAHAAGLGVVVDVVPNHMAMPTPLYLNRAMWSLLRDGPESPYASWFDIDVESSDDGILIPVLGERVGTALAQEAISLDHVVVPGYENDGAVPVLRYYDHVYPVRKGTEFLPLAELLQRQHYRLAYWRVAEEELNYRRFFDVDTLAGIRVEDPEVFQASHALLLELFHAGFIDAFRIDHPDGLADPRQYMERLHEATGGAWIVAEKILEGEEKLPSDWKCAGCTGYEASWRIGALLTDPEGVRSLTANFVHLSHTTQPYPILEREAKSQIMHSSLQAEVERMARLMAEVCRDDLRLRDHSQRSLYDAVSALVICMDRYRAYVVPGEKAHASAETALLEAAERARGLLSEDRCETLDVVVDILLGREIGSATKRHDASRNEAIIRFQQVCGAVMAKGVEDTAFYRYTALTSATEVGSDPLRASLTPDELHTWTRQMMADWPVMITTLTTHDTKRGEDTRAAIATLADYPTEWLELLERLRERHASSRPAELDGQIENLIWQTIMGTWTDNGPIEADRLIDYLRKAAREQKSWTTWTEPDEALETGLFAYARSVISTPESVAELTAWWEYTRPARRARILAAKVLALTLIGVPDTYQGEEITRNLLVDPDNRRPVNYPRLASMLEQLDSAGALPAQASVDEEKMWVTSRLLRLRRERPDTFVSLRSGYEPLAATTGNIFAFTRTLDGEPDVVVVVARLAHRQEVAGGWGDAHIVLPPGRWRSVLEEGELEGPQLFVRDACANLPVAVYVRADTCGSDDATAAGRAQANSESPSGSNAGANAGGSTE; this is encoded by the coding sequence ATGACCGCAATCACTGATACCTCTAGTATTCCAGCTCTACGTTCCCACGTGCCCAGCGCCGGGCGGCGCCAGCCCGTGTCCACGTACCGGCTGCAACTCGGTCCCCACTTCACCTTCGCGGATGCCACCGCCCTGCTCCCCTACCTGGTGCAGCTCGGGATTACCGATGTGTACTGCTCCCCCATCCTCCAGGCCGCCCCGGGTTCCACGCACGGCTATGACGTGGTGGATCACACCCGGATTTCCGAGCCTATGGGCGGGCGAGCCGGTTTTGAGGCTTTTGCGAATGCCGCGCACGCGGCCGGCCTCGGCGTCGTCGTTGATGTGGTGCCCAATCATATGGCCATGCCCACCCCGCTCTACCTCAACCGGGCCATGTGGTCCCTGCTGCGTGACGGGCCCGAGTCCCCTTACGCTTCCTGGTTCGATATTGACGTGGAGTCCAGCGACGATGGGATCCTCATCCCGGTGCTCGGCGAACGGGTGGGTACGGCACTCGCCCAGGAGGCGATTAGCCTCGATCACGTCGTCGTACCGGGTTATGAGAACGACGGCGCAGTTCCCGTCTTGCGCTACTATGACCACGTTTACCCGGTCCGGAAAGGCACTGAATTTCTGCCGCTGGCAGAACTGCTGCAACGCCAGCACTATCGGCTTGCCTATTGGCGGGTCGCTGAGGAAGAACTCAATTATCGGCGGTTTTTCGATGTGGATACCCTCGCCGGGATCCGGGTGGAGGATCCGGAAGTATTTCAGGCTTCCCACGCGCTGCTGCTTGAGCTGTTCCACGCCGGCTTCATTGATGCTTTCCGAATCGATCATCCCGATGGGCTGGCCGATCCTCGCCAGTATATGGAGCGTCTGCACGAAGCGACCGGCGGGGCGTGGATCGTGGCGGAGAAAATCCTGGAGGGTGAGGAAAAGCTACCTTCGGATTGGAAATGCGCCGGGTGCACCGGTTACGAGGCTTCGTGGCGTATCGGGGCGCTGCTGACCGACCCGGAGGGGGTGCGTTCCCTCACCGCGAATTTTGTGCACCTGTCCCATACCACCCAGCCGTATCCGATCCTGGAGCGCGAGGCTAAAAGCCAGATTATGCATTCGTCCCTCCAGGCGGAAGTGGAGCGGATGGCGCGGCTCATGGCGGAAGTGTGCCGCGATGATCTGCGCCTGCGGGATCATTCCCAACGGTCCTTGTACGATGCGGTCTCCGCGCTCGTCATCTGCATGGATCGGTACCGGGCCTATGTGGTTCCCGGGGAGAAGGCGCATGCCAGCGCCGAAACCGCGCTGCTTGAAGCCGCTGAACGTGCCCGGGGCCTGCTCTCGGAAGACCGGTGCGAAACCCTGGACGTGGTTGTAGATATTTTGCTCGGGCGGGAAATCGGTTCGGCGACGAAACGCCATGATGCTTCCCGTAATGAGGCGATTATCCGCTTCCAGCAAGTATGCGGTGCGGTGATGGCCAAGGGCGTGGAGGATACCGCTTTTTATCGGTATACCGCGCTTACCTCGGCAACCGAGGTGGGATCCGATCCGCTGCGTGCCTCACTGACCCCCGATGAGCTGCATACCTGGACGCGACAGATGATGGCCGATTGGCCCGTGATGATAACAACGCTCACCACTCATGATACGAAACGCGGGGAAGATACCCGCGCCGCTATTGCCACCCTGGCCGATTACCCCACCGAATGGCTGGAGCTCCTGGAACGGCTGCGCGAGCGGCACGCTTCCTCCCGCCCGGCGGAACTCGATGGCCAGATCGAGAACCTCATATGGCAAACAATTATGGGAACCTGGACGGATAACGGGCCTATCGAAGCGGATCGCCTCATTGACTACCTGCGTAAGGCCGCCCGGGAACAAAAATCTTGGACCACGTGGACCGAGCCGGATGAAGCACTGGAGACCGGGCTTTTTGCCTATGCGCGCTCGGTTATTTCCACCCCGGAATCGGTGGCTGAGCTCACGGCCTGGTGGGAATATACCCGGCCGGCGCGCCGCGCGCGTATCCTCGCCGCGAAGGTTCTGGCCCTCACGCTGATCGGGGTGCCCGATACCTATCAGGGGGAGGAAATCACCCGGAATCTGCTGGTGGATCCGGATAACCGCCGCCCGGTGAATTACCCGCGGCTGGCCAGCATGCTGGAGCAGTTGGATAGCGCCGGGGCGCTCCCCGCGCAAGCGAGCGTGGATGAAGAAAAAATGTGGGTGACCTCGCGCCTCTTGCGTTTGCGCCGCGAGCGCCCGGATACTTTCGTTTCGCTGCGTTCGGGCTACGAGCCGCTGGCCGCTACCACCGGTAATATTTTTGCTTTTACCCGCACCCTGGATGGGGAGCCGGATGTGGTCGTGGTGGTCGCGCGCCTCGCGCACCGCCAGGAGGTGGCCGGGGGCTGGGGCGATGCGCATATCGTGCTCCCGCCCGGGCGTTGGCGCAGTGTGCTGGAAGAAGGCGAGCTCGAAGGGCCCCAGCTCTTTGTTCGTGATGCCTGCGCGAATCTGCCGGTGGCGGTGTACGTTCGCGCTGATACCTGCGGGTCCGACGACGCAACTGCCGCAGGCCGCGCTCAAGCGAACAGTGAATCACCTTCCGGATCGAACGCCGGAGCAAACGCCGGAGGGAGCACCGAGTAA
- the glgX gene encoding glycogen debranching protein GlgX: MRIWPGHPYPLGATFDGTGTNFAIYSSVAEKIELCLLDDNNKETRVELREVDANVWHCYLTSIRPGQRYGYRVYGPYDPAQGLRCDPSKFLLDPYAKAIEGNITNAQEVFSYDFNDPSQPCTLDSLGHVPVSVVISPYFDWGYDRPPKHEYNETIIYETHVKGFTQRHPDVPEELRGTYQGLTHPPVLDYFTSLGVTAIELMPVHQFINDTSLQDRGLSNYWGYNTIGFFAPHDGYATRSRGEQVDEFKAMVKAFHEADIEVILDVVYNHTAEGNHMGPTLSFKGIDNRSYYRLVPDDPRHYFDTTGTGNSLNMTSPHTLQLIMDSLRYWVTEMHVDGFRFDLASTLARELHAVDKLSSFFDIIQQDPIISQVKLIAEPWDVGEGGYQVGGFPPLWTEWNGKYRDTVRDFWRGEPAALPEFASRLTGSADLYESSGRRPFASINFVTAHDGFTMRDLVSYNEKHNEANGENNADGESNNRSWNCGEEGPTDNPEILDLRERQIRNFISTLLLSQGVPMISHGDEIGRTQGGNNNTYCQDNEIAWMDWDLDDRQMDILQFTRAAIAFRKNHPVFRRRRFVAGFDPVCEGCLPEIEWFRPDSSQMEDSDWDSGFARALMVFLNGAGIREPDERGNPIIDDDVLLMFNAGDDEVEFVIPGGVYDREWTEVVNTAAEVNPQIVFASGDTTSVIGRSLRVFVHEPSEEDIDDALAGAQKTPQAVR; this comes from the coding sequence ATGAGAATTTGGCCTGGACACCCGTATCCGCTGGGCGCTACTTTCGACGGCACCGGCACGAATTTCGCGATCTACTCCTCCGTGGCTGAGAAAATCGAACTCTGCCTGCTTGACGATAACAACAAAGAAACCCGCGTGGAACTGCGGGAAGTTGATGCCAATGTCTGGCATTGTTACCTCACCTCAATTCGCCCCGGGCAGCGTTACGGATACCGCGTCTACGGTCCCTACGATCCGGCCCAGGGCTTGCGCTGCGATCCTTCCAAGTTCCTCCTGGATCCCTACGCCAAAGCCATCGAAGGCAATATCACCAATGCTCAGGAAGTCTTTTCCTATGACTTCAACGATCCTTCGCAACCGTGCACCTTGGATTCGCTGGGCCACGTGCCGGTGTCCGTGGTTATCAGCCCCTACTTCGATTGGGGTTATGACCGCCCGCCCAAGCATGAATACAACGAGACCATTATTTATGAAACGCACGTGAAGGGATTCACCCAGCGCCACCCGGATGTTCCCGAAGAATTACGCGGTACCTACCAGGGTCTCACCCACCCGCCCGTTCTCGATTACTTCACGTCCCTGGGGGTGACGGCTATTGAACTCATGCCGGTGCACCAGTTCATCAATGACACCTCGCTCCAGGATCGGGGCCTGAGCAATTACTGGGGCTATAACACCATCGGATTCTTTGCACCCCACGATGGCTACGCCACCCGCTCGCGCGGGGAGCAGGTTGATGAGTTTAAGGCCATGGTCAAGGCTTTCCATGAAGCCGATATTGAGGTCATCCTGGACGTGGTGTACAACCACACGGCGGAGGGGAACCACATGGGCCCCACCCTGTCCTTCAAGGGTATTGATAACCGCTCCTACTACCGCCTGGTCCCCGATGACCCGCGGCACTATTTCGATACCACCGGGACCGGAAACTCCCTGAATATGACCTCCCCGCATACCCTCCAACTCATTATGGATTCGCTGCGGTACTGGGTGACGGAAATGCACGTGGATGGTTTCCGTTTCGATTTGGCTTCCACCCTGGCTCGCGAACTCCACGCGGTGGATAAGCTTTCTTCCTTCTTTGACATCATCCAGCAGGATCCCATTATTTCCCAGGTCAAACTCATTGCCGAGCCCTGGGATGTGGGCGAAGGCGGCTACCAGGTGGGTGGCTTCCCACCGCTGTGGACGGAATGGAACGGAAAGTACCGTGATACCGTGCGTGATTTCTGGCGCGGGGAACCGGCCGCACTGCCGGAATTCGCCTCGCGGCTAACGGGCAGCGCGGACCTGTATGAATCCTCCGGGCGCCGCCCCTTCGCTTCCATTAATTTCGTGACCGCCCACGATGGTTTCACCATGCGCGATCTGGTTTCTTATAACGAGAAGCACAATGAGGCCAATGGTGAAAACAATGCGGATGGCGAATCGAATAACCGCTCCTGGAATTGCGGCGAAGAAGGCCCCACGGATAATCCCGAGATCCTCGATCTGCGCGAACGTCAAATCCGCAATTTCATCTCCACCCTGCTGCTCTCCCAAGGCGTTCCCATGATTTCCCACGGTGATGAAATTGGGCGCACCCAGGGCGGTAATAACAACACCTACTGCCAGGACAATGAGATCGCGTGGATGGATTGGGATCTCGATGACCGCCAGATGGATATCCTGCAATTCACGCGGGCTGCTATCGCTTTCCGCAAGAATCACCCGGTGTTCCGGCGCCGGCGCTTCGTGGCCGGTTTCGATCCTGTATGCGAAGGCTGCCTGCCGGAAATCGAATGGTTCCGCCCCGATTCCAGCCAGATGGAAGATTCCGATTGGGATTCCGGTTTCGCGCGAGCCCTCATGGTGTTCCTCAACGGCGCGGGTATCCGCGAACCCGATGAGCGCGGCAACCCGATTATTGATGATGATGTTCTCCTCATGTTCAATGCCGGTGACGACGAAGTTGAGTTCGTCATCCCCGGCGGCGTCTATGACCGCGAATGGACGGAAGTGGTCAATACCGCGGCGGAGGTCAATCCCCAGATCGTCTTCGCTTCCGGGGATACCACCAGCGTGATTGGGCGCTCCCTGCGCGTCTTCGTGCATGAGCCGTCCGAGGAAGATATCGATGATGCGCTGGCCGGCGCCCAGAAAACTCCGCAGGCCGTGCGCTAA
- a CDS encoding Dps family protein, whose protein sequence is MVEKVVIDALQRTLTDLIDLSLQAKQYHWNIQGARFRALHLALDEVVSVTRTDLDEVAERIATIGGFPDGRAVTVAKESGLDDAGTGPFNVDDVYTVMAEKLYGASRRIQNDLSKVDEADPLSGDLLIGVARNLELQGWFMKAAAVEN, encoded by the coding sequence ATGGTAGAAAAAGTTGTTATCGATGCTCTTCAGCGCACGCTGACCGATCTTATTGACCTCTCCCTGCAAGCTAAGCAGTACCACTGGAATATTCAGGGTGCGCGTTTCCGCGCCCTCCACCTCGCTCTTGATGAAGTTGTGTCCGTGACCCGCACCGACCTCGATGAGGTTGCTGAGCGCATTGCTACCATCGGGGGCTTCCCGGATGGTCGGGCCGTGACCGTTGCCAAGGAAAGCGGTTTGGATGATGCGGGCACCGGTCCCTTCAATGTGGACGATGTTTACACCGTGATGGCGGAGAAGCTCTACGGGGCTTCCCGGCGCATCCAGAATGACCTGTCCAAGGTGGACGAAGCCGATCCGCTCAGCGGTGACCTGCTCATCGGGGTCGCCCGCAACCTGGAGCTGCAGGGCTGGTTCATGAAGGCCGCCGCGGTCGAAAACTAA
- the thrS gene encoding threonine--tRNA ligase has translation MPARLSVDGTLVTLDEPCPGTAYFAADRAIVALKVNGELKDLATDLTTLDGAEVETVRIDSPDGLNILRHSATHVLAQAVQQIYPDANLGIGPFIEDGFYYDFGNIDPVTPEMLKELEKRMKRIVKENQRFVRREVTEEEARQEEASQPYKLELITTKGHDADGASVEVGHGGLTMYDNVNRHGDVVWTDLCRGPHLPSTKFIGNGFALTRASAAYWKGDQNNDHLQRIYGTAWPSKEELDAYQTRIAEAQRRDHRRLGTELDLFSFPDEIGSGLPVFHPKGGIIRMEMENYSRQRHIEAGYDFVNTPHITKGQLFQTSGHLSWYKDGMFPAMRVDEDQDYYLKPMNCPMHSLIYKARGRSYRDLPLRLFEFGTVYRYEKSGVIHGLTRARGFTQDDAHIYTTREQMREELSSLLTFVLSLLKDYGLNDFYLELSTKDPKKFIGDDDLWEEATRTLEEVALSSGLELVPDPEGAAFYGPKISVQARDAIGRTWQMSTIQLDFNLPERFGLEYTAPDGSRQRPVMIHRALFGSIERFLGVLVEHYAGAFPAWLAPVQVRLVPVAETFNDYCEDIARRLREQHIRAEVDTSDDRFGKKIRNAAKEKIPFTLIAGGDDVDAGAVSFRFRDGEQHNGVAIDEAIAHIVDVVRRRANEPEAEKF, from the coding sequence ATGCCCGCACGTCTATCCGTGGACGGCACCCTCGTCACCCTTGACGAACCGTGCCCGGGAACCGCCTACTTCGCCGCGGATCGCGCGATTGTCGCCCTGAAAGTTAACGGGGAACTCAAGGATTTGGCCACGGATTTGACCACGCTGGACGGTGCCGAGGTGGAAACCGTGCGCATCGACTCCCCGGACGGGCTCAATATTCTCCGTCATTCCGCCACCCACGTGCTGGCCCAGGCAGTCCAGCAGATCTACCCGGATGCGAATCTGGGCATCGGCCCCTTCATCGAAGACGGCTTCTACTACGATTTCGGCAATATTGACCCGGTTACCCCGGAGATGCTGAAAGAGCTCGAAAAGCGCATGAAGCGCATCGTCAAGGAAAATCAGCGTTTCGTGCGCCGCGAAGTCACCGAAGAAGAAGCGCGCCAGGAAGAAGCCTCCCAGCCCTACAAGCTTGAGCTCATCACCACCAAGGGCCACGATGCGGATGGTGCCAGCGTGGAAGTGGGCCACGGCGGGCTCACCATGTACGACAACGTCAACCGCCACGGTGATGTGGTGTGGACCGATCTGTGCCGCGGGCCCCACCTGCCCTCCACCAAGTTCATCGGCAATGGTTTCGCGCTCACCCGCGCCTCGGCCGCCTACTGGAAGGGCGATCAGAATAACGATCACCTCCAACGCATTTACGGCACCGCCTGGCCGAGCAAGGAAGAACTGGATGCCTACCAGACCCGCATTGCCGAAGCGCAGCGCCGGGATCACCGCCGCTTGGGCACCGAACTTGATCTGTTCTCCTTCCCCGATGAAATTGGTTCCGGGCTTCCGGTGTTCCATCCCAAGGGCGGCATTATCCGCATGGAAATGGAAAATTACTCCCGCCAGCGTCATATCGAAGCCGGCTACGATTTCGTCAATACCCCGCACATCACCAAGGGGCAGCTCTTCCAAACCTCCGGGCATCTGTCCTGGTACAAGGACGGCATGTTCCCGGCCATGCGGGTGGATGAGGATCAGGATTACTACCTCAAGCCGATGAACTGCCCCATGCACTCCCTTATTTATAAGGCGCGCGGGCGTTCTTACCGCGATCTGCCGCTGCGGCTCTTCGAATTCGGGACGGTGTACCGCTACGAAAAGTCCGGTGTGATTCACGGCCTCACCCGTGCCCGCGGCTTCACCCAGGATGATGCCCATATTTACACCACCCGCGAGCAGATGCGCGAGGAACTTTCCTCCCTGCTCACTTTCGTGCTGTCCCTCCTCAAGGACTACGGCCTCAACGATTTCTACCTGGAGCTGTCCACGAAGGACCCCAAGAAGTTCATCGGGGATGATGACCTGTGGGAAGAAGCCACCCGTACCCTGGAAGAAGTGGCACTCTCCTCCGGCCTGGAACTGGTACCCGATCCGGAAGGGGCGGCCTTCTACGGCCCCAAGATCTCGGTGCAGGCCCGCGATGCCATCGGCCGCACCTGGCAGATGTCCACGATCCAGCTTGATTTCAACCTCCCCGAGCGTTTCGGGCTGGAATACACCGCGCCGGACGGCTCGCGCCAGCGCCCGGTTATGATCCACCGGGCCCTCTTCGGTTCCATCGAACGCTTCCTGGGCGTGCTGGTTGAGCACTACGCCGGGGCTTTCCCCGCCTGGCTCGCCCCCGTGCAGGTGCGCCTGGTGCCTGTGGCTGAAACCTTCAACGACTACTGCGAAGATATTGCCCGGCGCCTGCGCGAACAGCATATTCGCGCCGAAGTGGATACGTCCGATGATCGCTTCGGTAAGAAGATTCGTAACGCCGCGAAGGAGAAGATTCCCTTCACCCTCATTGCCGGTGGGGACGACGTCGACGCCGGTGCCGTGTCCTTCCGTTTCCGCGATGGCGAACAGCATAACGGGGTCGCTATTGACGAAGCGATCGCGCATATCGTGGATGTGGTACGACGGCGCGCTAACGAGCCGGAAGCGGAGAAGTTCTAA
- the pgsA gene encoding phosphatidylinositol phosphate synthase gives MLSRSGRPLAQAIFGPIARLCVRAGISADAVTITGTVAVVACALILYPLGHPVWASWIIGITVIFDSLDGQIARLTGTASRWGAFLDSTLDRLADSAIFCGILLWIVRWNIGAGAGLTEWLALACLAALPAALCTSYARARAEAVGFTANVGISERADRLVIVLLGALITGYGASAWVLLVALAYLAVAGWITVAQRMVTVYRQSRVAATQARAEHGADECVAGDLNYGGHNAGERAGQGSGQ, from the coding sequence ATGCTCTCTCGGAGCGGGCGGCCCCTGGCCCAGGCAATTTTCGGTCCCATCGCGCGCCTGTGCGTGCGCGCGGGGATCAGCGCCGATGCCGTAACGATCACCGGGACCGTGGCGGTGGTGGCCTGCGCGCTCATCCTCTATCCCCTCGGGCACCCGGTGTGGGCCTCCTGGATTATCGGTATCACCGTGATTTTCGATAGCCTTGACGGCCAAATCGCGAGGCTCACCGGAACCGCTTCCCGCTGGGGTGCTTTCCTGGATTCCACCCTGGACCGCCTGGCAGATTCCGCGATATTCTGCGGGATCCTGCTGTGGATCGTGCGCTGGAATATCGGTGCCGGCGCGGGGCTCACCGAGTGGCTGGCCCTCGCCTGTCTGGCGGCCCTGCCGGCCGCGCTGTGTACCTCCTATGCGCGTGCCCGCGCCGAGGCAGTGGGATTCACCGCGAATGTGGGGATCAGTGAACGCGCTGACCGGCTCGTGATTGTGCTCCTCGGGGCGTTGATTACCGGATACGGGGCGAGTGCCTGGGTGCTGCTGGTGGCCCTGGCCTACCTCGCGGTAGCCGGGTGGATTACGGTGGCCCAGCGCATGGTGACCGTCTACCGGCAGTCCCGCGTAGCCGCAACGCAGGCCCGCGCTGAGCACGGTGCCGATGAATGCGTCGCCGGTGATCTGAATTACGGTGGGCACAATGCCGGTGAGCGGGCTGGCCAGGGGAGCGGCCAGTGA
- a CDS encoding phosphatidylinositol mannoside acyltransferase has protein sequence MNLGNLLFRATGAVARLPEPVGRGLFAAVGTVAGSLPLRGTQQLRRNLARVRPDMRGRAARRLSRAAMRSYMRYYYEALRLGTWEADDFAARVIEDGLDSARAEFARGHALIGALMHMGNWDMAGAWSRYFLAPVHTLVEKLEPAEVFERFVRLRENIGMVIYPVVKGGGAIHRLAEDTRQGPILAPVLADRDLTASGVEVEFFGEKMLAAAGPAILAIDTGCAVVPIFSYYVKKERTRAVPTRWRMVLRSGAPIRARVDAAASPRERHADIARITQEWITAFESVLAEHPEDWHMLQPVFVADLDPERYRTNREKAARELARRQAEYDAKEGTP, from the coding sequence GTGAATCTCGGCAATCTTCTTTTCCGCGCCACCGGGGCGGTGGCTCGGCTCCCCGAACCGGTGGGCCGCGGCCTCTTCGCCGCGGTCGGGACGGTCGCCGGAAGCCTGCCGCTGCGCGGAACCCAGCAGCTGCGCCGCAACCTGGCGCGGGTACGGCCAGATATGCGCGGGCGTGCTGCCCGCCGGCTGAGCCGTGCGGCCATGCGTTCCTATATGCGTTACTATTACGAAGCTCTGCGCCTGGGAACCTGGGAAGCCGATGATTTTGCGGCTCGGGTCATCGAGGACGGCCTTGATTCCGCCCGCGCGGAATTCGCTCGCGGCCATGCCCTCATCGGGGCGCTCATGCACATGGGGAATTGGGATATGGCCGGGGCCTGGTCGCGCTATTTTCTCGCCCCCGTGCACACCCTGGTAGAAAAACTCGAACCGGCCGAGGTATTCGAGCGCTTCGTGCGCCTGCGTGAAAATATTGGGATGGTTATCTATCCCGTGGTCAAAGGGGGCGGGGCCATCCACCGCCTCGCGGAGGACACCCGGCAGGGCCCCATTCTGGCCCCGGTCCTCGCGGATCGGGATCTCACCGCTTCCGGGGTGGAAGTGGAATTCTTCGGGGAGAAAATGCTGGCTGCCGCCGGACCGGCCATTCTTGCCATAGATACCGGCTGCGCCGTCGTTCCTATTTTTTCCTACTACGTGAAAAAGGAACGTACCCGGGCCGTCCCCACCCGGTGGCGCATGGTGCTGCGCAGCGGCGCACCTATCCGCGCCCGCGTGGATGCCGCGGCCTCCCCGCGCGAGCGCCACGCGGACATCGCGCGCATCACCCAGGAATGGATCACGGCTTTTGAAAGCGTGCTGGCCGAGCACCCCGAGGACTGGCATATGCTCCAGCCCGTTTTCGTTGCCGATTTGGATCCTGAGCGCTACCGCACCAACCGCGAGAAAGCCGCCCGGGAGCTCGCGCGCCGGCAAGCAGAGTACGACGCGAAGGAAGGAACGCCGTGA
- a CDS encoding glycosyltransferase family 4 protein, with amino-acid sequence MNIGIACPYSWDVPGGVGFHIRDLAEELIARGHSVSVIAPSEENEALPDYVVPVGASVAIPYNGSVARLSFGPRVNRAVRRWLRDGNFDVLHVHEPFVPSVSMLALMSAECPVVSTHHTAMDRSRAFDLFSPVLRPILEKIQARIAVSQEARRTTVQYLGGDAFIIPNGVYTADFEVPRDARFTGTPDSPTFGFLGRLDEPRKGLPVLAAAAPLILRDYPQARFFVAGKGDEAAARELFGEAATQVTFLGPVSDADKAAMLASVDLYVAPNTGGESFGIILIEAMSAGGFVLASDIPAFRAVLGGGTFGDHFANEDPEDLARVALAALRDPQRRARVAQAGQAEAQRYDWSTVASQVFAVYETAVRTAHMEVEQ; translated from the coding sequence GTGAACATCGGGATTGCCTGCCCCTATTCGTGGGACGTGCCCGGGGGAGTGGGATTCCATATCCGGGATCTAGCTGAGGAACTCATCGCCCGCGGGCACAGTGTTTCGGTGATCGCCCCGAGTGAAGAAAACGAGGCACTGCCCGATTACGTGGTGCCGGTGGGCGCCTCCGTGGCGATTCCCTATAACGGTTCGGTGGCGCGCCTCTCCTTCGGGCCGCGCGTCAATCGGGCGGTGCGGCGCTGGCTACGCGACGGGAATTTCGATGTGCTCCACGTGCACGAACCCTTTGTTCCTTCCGTGTCGATGCTTGCGCTCATGAGCGCGGAATGCCCGGTGGTGTCCACCCACCACACCGCCATGGATCGCTCCCGGGCTTTCGACCTTTTCTCCCCGGTGCTGCGCCCCATCCTGGAGAAAATCCAGGCGCGGATCGCGGTTTCCCAAGAAGCACGCCGCACCACCGTGCAATATTTAGGCGGGGATGCTTTTATTATTCCCAACGGCGTGTACACCGCGGATTTCGAGGTGCCGCGCGATGCGCGTTTTACCGGTACACCCGATTCGCCCACCTTCGGCTTCCTCGGCCGCCTGGATGAACCGCGCAAGGGCCTGCCCGTGCTGGCTGCCGCAGCCCCGCTCATCCTGCGCGACTACCCGCAGGCGCGCTTCTTCGTGGCCGGGAAAGGCGATGAGGCAGCCGCCCGGGAACTCTTCGGGGAAGCGGCCACCCAGGTGACCTTCCTCGGGCCGGTCAGCGATGCCGATAAAGCCGCGATGCTCGCCAGCGTGGACCTCTACGTGGCCCCTAATACCGGCGGTGAATCCTTCGGAATTATTCTTATCGAAGCGATGAGCGCGGGCGGCTTCGTGCTCGCCTCGGATATTCCCGCCTTCCGCGCGGTGCTGGGCGGGGGAACCTTCGGGGATCACTTCGCCAATGAAGACCCGGAGGATCTGGCTCGGGTTGCGCTGGCCGCCCTGCGCGATCCGCAACGCCGGGCCCGGGTGGCCCAGGCCGGCCAGGCCGAAGCCCAACGCTACGACTGGTCCACGGTGGCCTCTCAAGTTTTTGCCGTATACGAAACCGCGGTCCGCACCGCCCACATGGAGGTAGAGCAGTGA
- a CDS encoding NUDIX hydrolase, which produces MTTTPRRAARIIALDEAGRVLLIRGHDRDDPTHRWWFTPGGGLEDTESPRAAAVREFREETGVVVTETELIGPVLRRHATFRFARATLNQDEVFFAVRLDAERARAAVTGRGRAWTAAEEELLDAIHWRTGAQLIGSASERVYPAGLAELAAQVHAGWDGTCREMWDN; this is translated from the coding sequence ATGACCACTACCCCGCGGCGCGCCGCCCGCATTATTGCCCTGGATGAGGCCGGCCGGGTCCTCCTCATCCGCGGCCACGACCGGGATGACCCCACCCACCGCTGGTGGTTCACGCCCGGTGGGGGATTGGAGGATACGGAAAGCCCCCGAGCGGCAGCGGTACGGGAATTCCGGGAGGAGACTGGCGTCGTCGTAACTGAAACGGAACTCATTGGGCCGGTCCTGCGCAGGCACGCAACTTTTCGTTTCGCGCGTGCCACCCTCAATCAAGACGAAGTATTTTTCGCGGTGCGCCTGGACGCGGAGCGCGCCCGCGCGGCGGTGACCGGACGCGGGCGGGCCTGGACCGCTGCGGAAGAAGAACTCCTCGACGCGATCCACTGGCGCACCGGTGCGCAACTCATCGGCTCGGCGAGCGAGCGGGTCTACCCCGCGGGCCTCGCGGAGCTCGCCGCCCAGGTGCATGCCGGCTGGGACGGCACGTGCCGCGAGATGTGGGACAACTGA